The Aestuariibaculum lutulentum genome segment AAATTAGTTTCAATAACTTTATCGATATCCATTAAGGTTAAAACCGCGTGGTCTTTATCATGAGTAATCAGTTCTCCTTTTCTACCTAGTTCCATATTATAAACCGAGTGGTGTTTAAAGTATTTAGTAATACCAAACGAAATGGTTGCGGTTAACATTAACGGAATAAAAAGTTCATAACCTCCGGTAAGTTCCGCTATTAAGAAGATAGCCGTAAGTGGGGCATGCAGTACACCGGCAAGTAAACCCGCCATGCCAACAAGGGTAAAGTTACTTTCTGAAACCGGTTCATTAAATAAACCACAATGGTTAATAATTTTAGCCATGCAGTTCCCCATAATACTTCCCATAAATAAGGTAGGTGCAAAAATACCTCCAACACCACCAGCACCAAAGGTTAAACAACTGGCAATAACCTTAAAGAATATAAGTCCGCCCAAGAGCATAACAACAATCCAGATGTTATCGGTGTCCATATGAAACAGGTTGCTTTGCAGTGCTTTTTCAGGGTTTCCAATAATTAAGTTGTTAATAACATCGAAACCTTCACCGTATAACGGCGGAATTAAAAAGATAAGTAAACCTAACCCGGCACCTCCAATAATTAATCGTTTTACCGGCGATTCAATTTTATCGAAAAACGTATGAATCCTATCATAAATTTCAGTAAAGTAGATGGAAATAAACGAGGCTACAACACCTAAAAGAATGTAAAAAGGCGCATCGTTAATATAAAACTTGTCCTCAATTCTAAATGGTAAAAGAATATCGTCACCAAAGAAAAAGTAAGATGTTAAAATGGCTGAAAGCGATGCCAGTAATAACGGTAACATCGAAGCAATAGTAAGGTCTAAACTAAAGACTTCTATGGCAAAAATAATCGCGGCAATTGGGGCTTTAAAGATGGAACTCATAGCACCAGCGGCGGCACAACCAATAAGAAGGTTTCTTGAGGTTTGGTTCATATGAAACATTCTGGAAATGTTAGAACCAAGGGCAGCACCAGTAGCTACGGTTGGGCCTTCCAATCCTACCGACCCACCAAAACCAACCGTTATCGGGGCCGTTAAAATAGAACCAAACATTTGGTAGCGTTTCATGATACCTTTACGTTTTGCCATAGCGTAAAGGGTTGAAGGAATACCATGACTTACCTTATTTCTTATAACATATTTAATAATTAAATAGACCAGAGATAAACCAATGATTGGAAATAAAAAATAAAAAGCATGATGATAGTCTGCTATAAGTTTACCTTCCAACAGATGCTGGAAAAAGTGTGTTAAGTTTTTTAGCACAACGGCACCAACACCAGATGTGAAACCTATAACAATACTTAAAATATAAATAAATTGTCTGTGAGAGATGTGTTTGGCTCTCCAGATTAAAATCTGCTTTAAAATGGTTTGTTTGGGCATGGCATTTATAACGCTATCAAAAAATCCTGCAAAAAGCAGGATTTAGAATTATTGTTTTATGTTAAGTTGTAAGCTTAGTTCTGTTAATTGCGCATCATCAATTGGAGCAGGTGCATCAATCATAACATCACGACCAGAATTATTTTTAGGGAAAGCAATGAAATCACGGATGGTTTCTTGTCCTCCTAAAATAGATACTAATCTGTCAAGACCAAATGCTAAACCACCATGTGGCGGTGCGCCGTATTGGAAGGCATCCATTAAGAAACCAAATTGAGCTTTTGCCTCTTCAGGAGTGAAACCTAAATAATCGAACATTAAAGATTGGGTTTCTTTATCGTGAATACGAATAGAACCACCTCCAATTTCGTTTCCGTTTAACACTAAATCATAAGCATTAGCTTTTACATCGCCCGGATTGGTTTTTAGTAGTTCTAACTGTCCTGGTTTAGGAGAAGTGAATGGGTGGTGCATCGCATGGTAACGCTCGGTTTCTTCATCCCATTCTAAAAGCGGGAAGTCCATAACCCAAAGTGGAGCAAACTCCTCAGGGTTTCTTAAACCTAAACGTTCTGCTAATTCCATACGTAAAGCACTTAACTGCGCGCGTACTTTATTTTTATCGCCAGAAAGCACACAAATTAAATCGCCTGCCTTAGCGCCGGTAACTTCAGCCCATTTAGATAAATCGTCGTTATCGTAGAATTTATCTACTGATGATTTGAATGTACCATCTTCATTACAACGACAGTAAACCATACCTAAAGCACCAACTTGCGGACGTTTTACCCAGTCGATTAACTGGTCGATTTCTTTTCTGGTGTATGCGTTTCCACCAGGAACCGCAATACCAACTACCAATTCGGCACTATTGAAAACACCAAAATCTTTATGTTGAGCAACGTCGTTTAACTCGCCAAATTGCATACCAAAACGAATATCTGGTTTATCGTTTCCGTATAAACGCATCGCATCGTCGTATTGCATTCTCGGGAATTTATCAATCTCGATACCTTTAACTTCTTTAAGCAGGTGACGTGTTAAACCTTCAAAAGCATTTAAAATATCTTCCTGCTCAATAAAGGCCATTTCACAGTC includes the following:
- a CDS encoding chloride channel protein, which produces MPKQTILKQILIWRAKHISHRQFIYILSIVIGFTSGVGAVVLKNLTHFFQHLLEGKLIADYHHAFYFLFPIIGLSLVYLIIKYVIRNKVSHGIPSTLYAMAKRKGIMKRYQMFGSILTAPITVGFGGSVGLEGPTVATGAALGSNISRMFHMNQTSRNLLIGCAAAGAMSSIFKAPIAAIIFAIEVFSLDLTIASMLPLLLASLSAILTSYFFFGDDILLPFRIEDKFYINDAPFYILLGVVASFISIYFTEIYDRIHTFFDKIESPVKRLIIGGAGLGLLIFLIPPLYGEGFDVINNLIIGNPEKALQSNLFHMDTDNIWIVVMLLGGLIFFKVIASCLTFGAGGVGGIFAPTLFMGSIMGNCMAKIINHCGLFNEPVSESNFTLVGMAGLLAGVLHAPLTAIFLIAELTGGYELFIPLMLTATISFGITKYFKHHSVYNMELGRKGELITHDKDHAVLTLMDIDKVIETNFIAITPNMTLEEMIHEAVIKSNRNIFPVVKKDTQKLQGIILLDDLRPIMFDQSLYQEVKATDIMQKPPAVINLDKDKMTDIMQKFQDSSAWNLPVTKNGIYFGFISKSKLLTAYRRQLITLQVNS
- the aspS gene encoding aspartate--tRNA ligase, which encodes MYRSHNCGELNASHINKEVTLAGWVQKSRDKGFIVWVDLRDRYGITQLVFDEERTSKDMMEQAQNLGREFVIQVKGTVIERASKNPNIPTGDIEILVSELNILNEAKLPPFTIEDKTDGGEDLRMKYRYLDIRRNPVKNNLIFRHKVTQEVRNYLSKEGFIEVETPYLIKSTPEGARDFVVPSRMNEGQFYALPQSPQTFKQLLMVGGMDKYFQIVKCFRDEDLRADRQPEFTQIDCEMAFIEQEDILNAFEGLTRHLLKEVKGIEIDKFPRMQYDDAMRLYGNDKPDIRFGMQFGELNDVAQHKDFGVFNSAELVVGIAVPGGNAYTRKEIDQLIDWVKRPQVGALGMVYCRCNEDGTFKSSVDKFYDNDDLSKWAEVTGAKAGDLICVLSGDKNKVRAQLSALRMELAERLGLRNPEEFAPLWVMDFPLLEWDEETERYHAMHHPFTSPKPGQLELLKTNPGDVKANAYDLVLNGNEIGGGSIRIHDKETQSLMFDYLGFTPEEAKAQFGFLMDAFQYGAPPHGGLAFGLDRLVSILGGQETIRDFIAFPKNNSGRDVMIDAPAPIDDAQLTELSLQLNIKQ